From Senegalia massiliensis, a single genomic window includes:
- the rpsI gene encoding 30S ribosomal protein S9, translated as MAKVQFYGTGRRKKSIARVRLVPGSGNVKINDRDMDDYFNYDTLKVKVKEPLVITDTSDKYDVLVNVNGGGYTGQAGAIRHGISRALLKADNELRPTLKKAGMLTRDPRMTERKKYGLKKARRSPQFSKR; from the coding sequence ATGGCGAAAGTACAATTTTATGGAACTGGAAGAAGAAAAAAATCTATTGCTAGAGTAAGATTAGTTCCTGGTTCAGGAAATGTAAAAATTAATGATAGAGATATGGACGATTATTTTAATTATGATACATTAAAAGTTAAAGTAAAAGAGCCGTTAGTTATAACAGATACATCTGATAAATATGATGTTTTAGTAAATGTAAATGGTGGAGGTTATACTGGTCAAGCAGGAGCTATAAGACATGGTATATCAAGAGCATTACTTAAAGCTGACAATGAACTTAGACCAACACTAAAAAAAGCAGGAATGCTTACAAGAGACCCAAGAATGACAGAAAGAAAGAAATATGGTCTAAAGAAAGCAAGAAGAAGTCCACAATTCTCAAAGAGATAG
- the rplM gene encoding 50S ribosomal protein L13, whose protein sequence is MKSFIAKPHEIERKWYIIDAEGKKLGRLASEVAKILRGKNKPIYTPHVDTGDHVIIINAEKVELSGKKLDQKLYRYHTNHPGGLKEMTYKRLMQEKPELAVQKAVRGMLPKNSLGRQMIKKLKVYSGTEHNHDAQKPEVYEI, encoded by the coding sequence ATGAAAAGCTTTATAGCTAAACCCCATGAAATTGAAAGAAAATGGTATATTATAGATGCTGAAGGTAAAAAATTAGGTAGACTTGCTAGTGAAGTAGCAAAAATATTAAGAGGTAAGAATAAGCCTATTTATACACCACATGTTGATACAGGTGATCATGTAATAATCATAAATGCTGAAAAAGTAGAATTATCAGGTAAAAAACTTGACCAAAAACTTTACAGATACCACACAAATCATCCAGGTGGTTTAAAAGAAATGACTTATAAAAGATTAATGCAAGAGAAACCAGAATTAGCAGTTCAAAAAGCTGTAAGAGGTATGTTACCAAAGAACAGTTTAGGAAGACAAATGATTAAAAAGCTAAAGGTTTATAGTGGAACTGAACATAATCACGATGCTCAAAAACCTGAAGTTTACGAAATATAG
- the truA gene encoding tRNA pseudouridine(38-40) synthase TruA, translating into MRNIKITIEYDGFNYKGWQKQPTEISIQEIIEDAIFKITRDKVKLEASGRTDKGVHAFGQTASFFTNSDIVEFKLMRGLNSLLPEDISIRKVEEVNNEFHARYHAKGKSYKYIIYNSQVRSPIYRNNAYHVPYKLDMNKFRQNVNMLIGTHDFTSFTSIKEGTDNKIRTIYNIDIEQKDDIIELTFKGSGFLYNMIRIIVGTLVDVARGRIKSNIKEIIDAKNRKRAGITAPSHALYLMEVYY; encoded by the coding sequence ATGCGCAATATAAAAATAACAATAGAATATGATGGCTTCAATTATAAAGGTTGGCAAAAGCAGCCTACAGAAATATCTATTCAAGAAATAATAGAAGATGCTATATTTAAAATAACAAGAGATAAAGTGAAACTGGAAGCTTCTGGAAGAACAGATAAAGGTGTACATGCATTTGGTCAAACTGCTAGCTTTTTTACTAATTCAGATATAGTAGAATTTAAACTTATGAGGGGATTAAATAGTTTATTACCAGAGGATATATCAATAAGAAAAGTAGAAGAAGTAAATAATGAATTTCATGCAAGATATCATGCAAAAGGTAAATCATATAAATATATAATATATAACTCTCAAGTAAGAAGTCCAATATATAGGAATAATGCTTATCATGTGCCATATAAATTGGATATGAACAAATTCAGACAAAATGTAAATATGCTAATAGGAACTCATGACTTTACTTCATTTACATCTATAAAAGAAGGTACAGACAATAAAATAAGAACAATATATAATATAGATATAGAACAAAAAGATGATATTATAGAACTTACATTTAAAGGTAGCGGATTTTTATATAATATGATAAGAATAATAGTTGGTACTTTGGTAGATGTAGCTAGAGGCAGAATAAAATCTAATATAAAAGAAATAATTGATGCAAAAAATCGAAAAAGAGCAGGTATTACAGCACCAAGTCATGCACTATATTTGATGGAAGTTTATTATTAA
- a CDS encoding energy-coupling factor transporter transmembrane component T family protein, producing MLKNITIGQYFPGNTVIHKLDPRIKISITLLFIISLFFIDSFTPYLFVTAFIFISIFLSKVPLKFILKGLKPLFIIILITFFINALLTPGEVLYKLGPLKITIEGLRQATFMALRLVFLIIGTSLLTLTTSPISLTDGIEKLLNPFRKVGLPAHELAMMMTIALRFIPTLLEETDKIMKAQMARGADFESGNIMNRAKSLVPLLVPLFISAFRRADELAMAMEARCYRGGENRTRMKVLTLGMRDFFAMSISVLLLVIIILFRYVI from the coding sequence ATGCTTAAAAACATAACAATAGGACAGTACTTTCCAGGTAATACAGTTATTCACAAACTGGATCCCAGAATTAAAATATCAATAACACTATTATTTATAATTTCGTTGTTTTTTATAGATAGTTTTACCCCATATCTATTTGTTACAGCATTCATATTTATATCAATATTTTTATCAAAGGTGCCTTTAAAATTCATATTAAAAGGATTAAAGCCTTTGTTCATTATAATACTTATAACGTTTTTTATAAATGCACTTTTAACTCCTGGAGAAGTATTATATAAATTAGGACCTTTGAAAATAACTATAGAGGGTTTAAGACAAGCAACATTTATGGCATTAAGACTTGTTTTTCTTATAATAGGGACTTCATTATTAACACTTACTACTTCACCTATATCACTTACTGATGGTATAGAAAAATTATTGAACCCTTTTAGAAAAGTAGGGCTTCCTGCACATGAGCTTGCTATGATGATGACAATAGCACTTAGATTTATACCTACTCTATTAGAAGAAACAGATAAAATAATGAAAGCTCAGATGGCACGTGGAGCAGACTTTGAAAGCGGAAATATAATGAATAGAGCAAAAAGTTTAGTACCTTTACTTGTACCACTTTTTATATCTGCATTTAGGAGAGCAGATGAACTTGCCATGGCAATGGAAGCAAGATGTTATAGAGGTGGAGAAAATAGAACTAGAATGAAAGTTTTAACCCTTGGAATGAGAGATTTTTTTGCTATGAGTATATCTGTTTTACTTTTAGTAATAATAATATTATTTAGATATGTAATTTAG
- a CDS encoding energy-coupling factor transporter ATPase: MKIKIENLNHIYNPGNPFEIKALDSVDLEIDKGEFVGLIGHTGSGKSTLIQHLNGLLKATSGKIFIGDTELTKKDVKLKEIRQRVGLVFQYPEHQLFEETVYKDVSFGPKNLGLSEEEVKIRVKEAMEVVGLNYEEVKERSPFELSGGQRRRVAIAGVLAMKPDILILDEPTAGLDPKGRDEILGQVKSLYDRYGITIILVSHSMEDIAKLVNKIIVMHKGKVNMVGNPREIFKRVEALEKIGLGIPQITYLMRELKKRGKDIRDDVLTVEEAEVELLKYLRSKRDA; encoded by the coding sequence ATGAAAATAAAAATAGAAAACTTAAATCATATATATAATCCTGGAAATCCATTTGAAATTAAGGCATTGGATAGTGTAGATTTAGAAATAGATAAAGGTGAGTTTGTAGGGTTAATAGGCCATACAGGATCTGGTAAATCAACTCTTATTCAGCATTTAAATGGTTTGCTTAAAGCTACCTCTGGGAAAATATTCATAGGTGATACTGAATTAACTAAAAAAGATGTAAAACTTAAGGAAATAAGACAAAGAGTAGGTTTGGTTTTTCAATACCCAGAACATCAGTTATTTGAAGAAACAGTATATAAAGATGTATCATTTGGACCTAAGAATTTAGGATTAAGTGAAGAAGAAGTAAAAATAAGAGTAAAAGAAGCTATGGAAGTTGTAGGACTTAACTATGAAGAAGTAAAAGAACGATCTCCTTTTGAATTAAGTGGTGGGCAAAGAAGAAGAGTAGCAATAGCAGGTGTACTTGCAATGAAACCTGATATATTAATACTAGATGAACCTACAGCAGGGCTTGATCCTAAAGGTCGTGATGAAATATTAGGGCAAGTAAAATCACTTTATGATAGATACGGAATTACAATAATACTTGTATCTCATAGTATGGAAGATATAGCAAAGTTAGTAAATAAAATAATAGTTATGCATAAAGGTAAAGTTAATATGGTAGGGAATCCTAGAGAAATATTTAAAAGAGTAGAAGCGCTAGAAAAAATAGGACTTGGTATACCACAAATAACGTATTTAATGAGAGAGTTAAAAAAGAGAGGTAAAGATATAAGAGATGATGTACTTACAGTAGAAGAAGCTGAAGTGGAGTTATTAAAATATTTAAGGAGTAAAAGAGATGCTTAA
- a CDS encoding energy-coupling factor transporter ATPase, with protein MDEIMIKANNLTYEYKNNEEQSNIALNNVNLEVKKGEFVVILGHNGSGKSTLAKHINALLLPTEGNLYVKGMDTLDEEKLWDIRSTAGMVFQNPDNQLVATIVEEDVAFGPENQGIEPGQIRERVDKALEIVEMTKYKEHAPHLLSGGQKQRIAIAGVLAMNPECIILDEPTAMLDPSGRIEVMETIKKLNREEGKTIVHITHYMDEAVDADRIVVMEQGEIVLEGTPKQVFSQVDKMKAFGLDIPQVTELSYKLRNRGIDIPTNILTVEEMVKLI; from the coding sequence ATGGATGAAATAATGATTAAAGCAAATAATTTAACATATGAATATAAAAATAATGAAGAACAAAGTAATATTGCACTTAATAACGTAAATTTAGAAGTTAAAAAAGGTGAGTTTGTTGTAATACTAGGACATAATGGTTCTGGAAAGTCAACACTTGCAAAACATATAAACGCTTTACTACTTCCTACAGAAGGAAATTTATATGTTAAAGGTATGGATACATTAGATGAAGAAAAACTTTGGGATATAAGATCAACTGCAGGAATGGTATTTCAAAATCCTGATAATCAGCTAGTGGCTACAATTGTAGAGGAAGATGTAGCTTTTGGTCCTGAAAATCAAGGTATTGAACCAGGTCAAATAAGAGAAAGAGTAGATAAAGCACTTGAAATAGTAGAGATGACAAAATATAAAGAACATGCACCACATCTTTTATCAGGTGGTCAAAAACAAAGAATAGCAATAGCAGGTGTACTTGCAATGAATCCAGAATGTATTATATTAGATGAACCTACAGCTATGCTTGATCCATCTGGAAGAATAGAAGTTATGGAAACTATAAAAAAATTAAACAGAGAAGAAGGTAAGACTATTGTTCATATTACACATTATATGGACGAGGCAGTAGATGCTGATAGGATAGTTGTTATGGAACAAGGAGAGATAGTACTTGAAGGGACACCGAAACAAGTCTTTTCTCAAGTAGATAAAATGAAAGCCTTTGGACTTGATATTCCACAAGTAACGGAGTTGTCATATAAATTAAGAAATAGAGGAATAGATATTCCAACTAATATATTAACTGTAGAAGAAATGGTGAAATTAATATGA
- the rplQ gene encoding 50S ribosomal protein L17, with the protein MAKLRKLGRPTDHRKAMLRNLVTSLLREGRIETTVTRAKETRKLAEKMITLGKKGDLHSRRQVLAYIYDETVVKELFEEIAPKYEDRNGGYTRIMKLGPRRGDGSEMAIIELV; encoded by the coding sequence ATGGCTAAGTTAAGAAAGCTTGGACGCCCTACTGACCACAGAAAGGCTATGTTAAGAAACTTAGTAACAAGTCTTTTAAGAGAAGGTAGAATAGAAACTACAGTAACAAGGGCTAAAGAAACAAGAAAATTAGCTGAAAAAATGATAACACTTGGCAAAAAAGGTGATTTACATTCAAGACGTCAAGTATTAGCATATATATATGATGAAACAGTAGTTAAAGAATTATTTGAAGAAATAGCACCTAAATATGAAGATAGAAATGGTGGATATACAAGAATAATGAAATTAGGACCTCGTAGAGGCGATGGTTCTGAAATGGCTATAATTGAATTAGTATAA
- a CDS encoding DNA-directed RNA polymerase subunit alpha, which translates to MIEIEKPKIEVVELSEDNTYGKFVVEPLERGYATTLGNSLRRILLSSLPGAAVSSIKIQGVLHEFSTIPGVVEDVTEIILNVKNIAAIMHTDEPVTLIIDVEGEGEVTAGDIQVSGDVEILNEDLHIATLDKNAKLYIELVMEKGRGYVPAERNKKEEDSIGTLPIDSIYTPVKKVNFSTENTRVGQVTDYGKLVLEVWTDGTIKPDEAVSLGAKIFNEHLNLFITLTDTVDDVEIMVEKEEDTKERVLEMTIEELDLSVRSYNCLKRAGINTVEELTDKSEEDMMKVRNLGKKSLDEVEKKLKDLGLGLEKSEE; encoded by the coding sequence ATGATAGAGATAGAAAAGCCAAAAATTGAAGTAGTTGAATTAAGTGAAGATAATACCTATGGAAAGTTTGTAGTAGAGCCTTTAGAAAGAGGATATGCTACAACTTTAGGTAATTCCCTAAGAAGAATATTACTTTCTTCACTACCTGGTGCAGCTGTTTCATCTATAAAAATCCAAGGAGTATTGCATGAATTTTCAACAATACCTGGAGTTGTAGAAGATGTAACAGAAATAATACTCAATGTAAAAAATATTGCAGCTATTATGCATACAGATGAGCCTGTAACTTTAATAATTGACGTTGAAGGTGAAGGCGAAGTTACTGCTGGTGACATACAAGTAAGTGGTGATGTAGAGATTTTAAATGAAGATTTACACATAGCTACCTTAGATAAGAATGCCAAGTTATATATAGAACTTGTTATGGAAAAAGGTAGAGGATATGTACCAGCTGAAAGAAACAAAAAAGAAGAAGATTCAATAGGAACATTACCTATAGATTCTATTTATACTCCTGTTAAAAAAGTTAATTTCAGTACTGAAAATACTAGAGTAGGTCAAGTAACTGATTATGGTAAATTAGTACTTGAAGTATGGACTGACGGGACAATTAAACCTGATGAAGCAGTTTCATTAGGAGCTAAAATATTCAATGAACATCTTAATCTATTTATAACTCTTACTGATACTGTAGATGATGTAGAGATTATGGTAGAAAAAGAAGAGGACACAAAAGAAAGAGTTCTAGAAATGACTATTGAAGAACTTGATCTTTCTGTTAGATCTTATAACTGCCTAAAAAGAGCTGGCATAAATACTGTTGAAGAATTAACAGATAAGTCTGAAGAAGATATGATGAAAGTTAGAAACTTAGGTAAAAAATCTCTTGATGAAGTAGAAAAAAAGTTAAAAGATTTGGGCTTAGGTTTAGAAAAATCTGAAGAATAG
- the rpsD gene encoding 30S ribosomal protein S4 has product MARYTGPVCRQCRREGLKLYLKGDKCFTDKCPVTRRNYAPGEHGQGRKKLSNYGVQLREKQKVRRYYGVSEKQFAKYFDMTDKMEGIAGENFLKILETRLDNVIYRLGLASSRAEARQLVNHGHFLVNGKKVDIASYLTSTGDEIEVKSKSTQSAKFKELVEGHQGSVPQWLNIDTENLKGKVVAEPSREDIELPIEEHLIVEWYSK; this is encoded by the coding sequence ATGGCAAGATATACAGGACCTGTGTGTAGACAATGTCGTAGAGAAGGGTTAAAACTTTATTTAAAAGGAGACAAATGTTTCACAGACAAATGTCCAGTTACTAGGAGAAACTATGCACCTGGTGAACACGGACAGGGTAGAAAGAAATTATCAAACTATGGAGTTCAATTAAGAGAAAAGCAAAAAGTACGTAGATATTATGGGGTATCTGAAAAACAATTTGCTAAATACTTTGATATGACTGATAAAATGGAAGGTATTGCAGGTGAAAACTTCTTAAAAATATTAGAAACTAGATTAGATAACGTAATTTATAGATTAGGACTTGCGTCATCTAGAGCAGAAGCAAGACAACTTGTAAATCATGGACATTTCTTAGTAAATGGAAAGAAAGTTGATATAGCTTCTTATTTAACTAGTACAGGAGATGAAATAGAAGTTAAATCAAAAAGTACACAATCTGCTAAATTCAAAGAATTAGTTGAAGGGCATCAAGGAAGCGTGCCACAATGGTTAAATATAGATACAGAAAACTTAAAAGGTAAAGTAGTTGCTGAACCTTCAAGAGAAGATATAGAGCTCCCAATTGAAGAACACTTAATCGTAGAGTGGTATTCTAAGTAA
- the rpsK gene encoding 30S ribosomal protein S11 → MAKKAVKRGRVKKRQRKNIERGQAHIQSTFNNTIVTITDTKGNTISFASAGQLGFRGSRKSTPFAAQMAAEEAAKAAMVHGLKTVEVYVKGPGSGREAAIRSLQATGLEVNLIKDVTPIPHNGCRPPKRRRV, encoded by the coding sequence GTGGCTAAAAAAGCAGTAAAAAGAGGTCGTGTAAAGAAAAGACAACGTAAAAATATTGAAAGAGGTCAAGCACATATTCAGTCTACTTTTAACAATACTATTGTTACTATAACTGATACTAAAGGAAATACAATTTCATTTGCAAGTGCTGGTCAACTTGGTTTTAGAGGGTCAAGAAAGTCAACTCCATTTGCAGCACAAATGGCAGCAGAAGAAGCAGCTAAAGCTGCTATGGTACATGGATTAAAAACAGTTGAAGTTTATGTTAAAGGACCTGGTTCAGGTAGAGAAGCTGCAATCAGATCATTACAAGCTACTGGTTTAGAAGTGAACTTAATAAAAGATGTCACTCCAATCCCACACAATGGTTGTAGACCACCTAAAAGAAGAAGAGTATAA
- the rpsM gene encoding 30S ribosomal protein S13: protein MARIAGIDLPRDKRVEIGLTYIYGIGKSKSNEILATTGINPDTRVKDLTEDEVSKLRNEIDNIMVEGDLRRETAMNIKRLKEIGSYRGLRHRRGLPVRGQHTKNNARTRKGPKKLASKKKKK from the coding sequence ATGGCCAGAATCGCGGGTATAGACTTACCAAGAGATAAAAGAGTAGAAATTGGATTAACTTATATATATGGTATAGGTAAATCAAAATCAAATGAAATATTAGCAACAACTGGTATTAATCCAGATACAAGAGTGAAAGATTTAACTGAAGATGAAGTAAGTAAACTTAGAAATGAAATAGATAATATTATGGTTGAAGGTGACCTTAGAAGAGAAACAGCTATGAATATCAAAAGACTTAAAGAAATTGGTAGTTATAGAGGTTTAAGACATAGAAGAGGTTTACCAGTAAGAGGACAGCATACTAAAAATAATGCAAGAACTAGAAAAGGTCCTAAAAAATTAGCAAGTAAAAAGAAAAAGAAATAA
- the rpmJ gene encoding 50S ribosomal protein L36, producing the protein MKVRPSVKKMCEKCKLIRRKGKVMVICENPKHKQKQG; encoded by the coding sequence GTGAAAGTAAGACCATCAGTAAAAAAGATGTGCGAAAAATGCAAACTTATTAGAAGAAAAGGAAAAGTAATGGTTATATGCGAAAATCCTAAGCACAAACAAAAACAAGGATAA
- the infA gene encoding translation initiation factor IF-1 — protein MSKKDVIEVEGTVSETLPNAMFKVELENGHEILAHISGKLRMNFIRILPGDKVTVELSPYDLSRGRITWRKK, from the coding sequence ATGTCCAAAAAAGATGTTATAGAGGTAGAAGGAACAGTTTCAGAAACTTTACCAAATGCAATGTTTAAAGTAGAGTTAGAAAATGGTCATGAGATATTAGCACATATTTCAGGCAAATTAAGAATGAATTTCATAAGAATTCTCCCTGGAGATAAAGTTACTGTTGAATTGTCACCATATGACTTATCAAGAGGAAGGATTACGTGGCGAAAGAAGTAA
- a CDS encoding KOW domain-containing RNA-binding protein, with translation METTGELELGQVVKSSAGRDSDKFFIVVDIIDKNYVLLVDGSLRKLDNPKKKKVKHIKKTNKIFDELKNKIEAKEKFNNAYIRKLLASLVKEN, from the coding sequence TTGGAAACTACAGGAGAACTTGAATTAGGTCAAGTTGTAAAGTCTAGTGCTGGAAGAGATAGTGATAAATTTTTCATCGTAGTTGATATAATAGATAAAAATTATGTTTTACTAGTAGATGGAAGTTTAAGAAAGCTAGATAATCCTAAAAAGAAGAAAGTTAAACATATCAAAAAAACAAATAAAATTTTTGATGAATTAAAAAATAAGATCGAAGCTAAAGAAAAGTTCAACAATGCATATATTAGAAAATTATTGGCTTCTTTAGTAAAAGAGAATTAA
- the map gene encoding type I methionyl aminopeptidase, producing the protein MIILKSKREIEKLKVAGNLVSKTHEYLKGLIKPGITTKELDEAAYEFITKHGSVPAFKGYQGFPGSICASINNEVVHGIPGLKKLKDGDIISIDIGTIVDGYYGDAARTHSVGKISENAKKLIDVTKDSFFEGIKFAKEGYRLSDISHAIQKYVESNGFSVVRDYVGHGIGRSMHEDPQIPHYGPPGKGPRLKRGMVLAIEPMVNEGTFRVKVLEDEWTVVTLDGKLSSHYENTIAITDGEPEILTI; encoded by the coding sequence ATGATTATTTTAAAAAGCAAGAGAGAAATAGAAAAGTTAAAAGTAGCTGGAAATCTAGTATCCAAGACTCATGAATATTTGAAGGGTTTAATCAAACCTGGAATAACAACAAAAGAGCTTGATGAAGCAGCTTATGAATTTATTACTAAGCACGGTAGTGTACCAGCATTTAAAGGGTATCAAGGCTTTCCAGGTAGCATTTGTGCTTCAATAAATAATGAAGTAGTTCATGGTATACCAGGATTAAAAAAATTAAAAGATGGCGATATTATAAGTATAGATATCGGTACTATAGTTGATGGTTATTATGGAGATGCTGCTAGGACACATAGTGTAGGCAAAATTAGTGAAAATGCTAAAAAACTTATAGATGTAACTAAAGATAGTTTTTTTGAAGGAATCAAATTTGCTAAAGAAGGTTACAGGCTATCTGACATATCTCATGCAATACAAAAGTATGTTGAAAGCAATGGCTTTTCAGTTGTAAGAGACTATGTAGGTCATGGAATAGGAAGATCAATGCACGAAGATCCACAAATACCTCATTATGGACCACCAGGTAAAGGGCCGAGGCTTAAAAGAGGAATGGTTCTTGCAATTGAACCTATGGTGAATGAGGGTACCTTTAGAGTAAAAGTATTGGAAGATGAATGGACAGTGGTAACACTTGATGGTAAATTATCTTCTCATTATGAAAATACTATAGCTATTACCGATGGAGAACCAGAAATTTTAACAATCTAG
- a CDS encoding adenylate kinase: MRLILLGPPGAGKGTQASGIINKYNIPHISTGDIFRKNIKEGTDLGKQAKEYMDKGLLVPDELVVGLVKNRLTENDTENGFLLDGFPRTVAQAEALDTELKNLGWSLDNVINIKVSKDELVERAVGRRICKDCGATYHIKFNPPTIPGKCDVCGGELYQRDDDNEETVAKRIEVYENQTSPLIEYYNKQGVLLNIDGAQDIDKVFDDIVDALGSKK; this comes from the coding sequence TTGAGACTTATATTATTAGGACCACCTGGAGCTGGGAAAGGAACCCAAGCTTCAGGTATAATAAATAAATATAATATACCACATATATCTACTGGAGATATATTTAGAAAAAACATTAAAGAGGGTACTGATTTAGGAAAGCAAGCTAAGGAATACATGGATAAGGGATTACTTGTTCCTGATGAATTAGTTGTAGGTCTAGTAAAAAATAGATTGACAGAAAATGATACAGAAAATGGATTTTTATTAGATGGTTTTCCAAGAACAGTAGCTCAAGCTGAAGCCCTTGATACTGAGCTTAAAAATTTAGGTTGGTCTTTAGATAATGTTATTAACATTAAAGTATCAAAAGATGAATTAGTAGAAAGAGCTGTAGGTAGAAGAATTTGTAAAGATTGTGGTGCTACTTACCACATTAAATTTAATCCACCTACTATACCAGGCAAATGTGATGTGTGTGGAGGAGAACTTTATCAAAGAGATGATGATAATGAGGAAACTGTAGCTAAAAGAATTGAAGTTTATGAAAATCAGACCTCACCACTTATAGAATATTACAATAAACAAGGTGTTTTATTGAATATAGATGGTGCACAAGATATAGATAAAGTTTTTGATGATATAGTAGATGCTCTTGGGAGCAAGAAATAA
- the secY gene encoding preprotein translocase subunit SecY encodes MLSTLRNAWKIPDLRKKILFTLLMLAVFRLGSNIPVPFMNKEVIEELFQGSGGGVLELFNLMSGGAFGQMTIFALNIYPYITASIVIQLLTIVIPSLEALAKEGEVGRKKIAQYTRYLTVVFALIQAIGISVGLFQNAIIGDGILPIAVVVITITAGTAFLMWLGEQITENGIGNGISLIIFAGIISRIPVGIYNAVNLWLNAKTVSLIELILFAIIAVIVIAGVVAIQEGQRRIPVQYAKRVVGRKMYGGQSTHIPLKVLMAGVIPVIFASSLLAFPQTLGFFFESWAAFISKWLSPQGSPGVWIYSILNVILIVFFTYFYTAIQFNPVEYANNLKQNGGFIPGIRPGRPTTEYLNRVISRLTLVGAIVLALIATMPTILSSFGNLKIGFGGTALLIVVGVALETVKQMESQMMMRHYKGFLK; translated from the coding sequence GTGTTATCAACTCTAAGAAATGCATGGAAAATTCCGGATTTAAGAAAAAAAATACTATTTACATTATTAATGTTAGCAGTTTTTAGATTAGGTTCAAATATACCAGTACCATTTATGAATAAAGAAGTTATTGAAGAATTATTTCAAGGTAGTGGTGGAGGAGTATTAGAACTATTTAACTTAATGAGTGGTGGAGCATTTGGTCAGATGACTATTTTTGCTCTTAATATTTATCCATACATTACCGCATCTATAGTAATTCAATTATTAACTATAGTTATACCTTCTTTAGAAGCTTTAGCTAAAGAAGGCGAAGTAGGAAGAAAAAAAATAGCACAATATACTAGATATTTAACAGTAGTTTTTGCATTAATTCAAGCAATAGGTATATCAGTAGGCTTATTCCAAAATGCTATAATAGGCGATGGAATACTTCCTATAGCAGTTGTAGTTATAACAATTACGGCAGGTACAGCATTCTTGATGTGGTTAGGTGAGCAGATAACAGAAAATGGTATAGGAAATGGTATATCACTTATAATCTTTGCAGGGATTATCTCAAGGATACCTGTAGGAATATATAATGCAGTGAACCTTTGGTTAAATGCTAAAACTGTTAGCTTGATAGAATTAATCTTATTTGCTATAATAGCTGTTATTGTTATAGCTGGTGTTGTAGCAATACAAGAAGGACAAAGAAGAATTCCGGTTCAATATGCTAAGCGAGTTGTAGGAAGAAAAATGTATGGTGGACAAAGCACACATATACCATTAAAAGTATTAATGGCTGGAGTTATTCCGGTTATATTTGCTTCATCATTACTAGCATTCCCACAAACTTTAGGATTTTTCTTTGAAAGTTGGGCAGCTTTTATATCAAAATGGTTATCACCACAAGGTAGCCCAGGAGTATGGATATATTCAATATTAAATGTAATATTGATTGTATTCTTTACTTATTTCTATACTGCAATACAATTTAACCCAGTTGAATATGCAAATAACTTAAAGCAAAATGGTGGTTTTATTCCTGGTATTAGACCTGGAAGACCTACAACGGAGTATTTAAATAGGGTTATATCAAGACTTACTTTGGTTGGTGCCATAGTATTAGCACTTATTGCTACTATGCCAACAATTTTATCTTCATTTGGTAATTTAAAAATAGGATTTGGAGGAACAGCTCTATTAATCGTAGTTGGTGTTGCACTAGAAACTGTTAAGCAAATGGAGTCACAAATGATGATGAGACATTATAAAGGATTCTTAAAATAG